A part of Thermococcus sp. LS1 genomic DNA contains:
- a CDS encoding DegT/DnrJ/EryC1/StrS aminotransferase family protein, protein MIPFVDLRREYQAIKDEIDQAIQRVLESGWFILGKELEAFEKEFAEYIGVKHVIGVNSGSDALYLAVKALGIGKGDEVITVSHTFISTVDAIARNGAKPVFVDIDPETYTMDVSQIEKAITERTKAIIPVHLYGHPADMDPIMEIAEKYELYVIEDASQAHGAEYKGRKVGSIGHIGCFSFYPTKNLGAYGDAGAVVTNDDELAEKLRMMRNYGSPKKYYHKFIGVNSRLDEIQAAVLRVKLRHLDEWNEKRRKIAKLYNELLEDSDVITPIEKEWAKHVYHLYVIRHRERDKLQKYLTEKGIKTQIHYPVPVHLQKAYLDLGIRVKLPVTERISREILSLPIFPYLTDAEIEKIAMVVKNASNC, encoded by the coding sequence ATGATACCATTCGTTGACCTGCGGAGAGAATACCAAGCTATTAAGGACGAAATAGATCAAGCAATACAGCGAGTATTGGAAAGTGGATGGTTCATTTTAGGGAAGGAACTTGAGGCTTTTGAAAAAGAGTTTGCTGAGTACATTGGGGTAAAGCACGTAATCGGTGTGAATTCTGGTTCTGATGCATTATACTTAGCCGTTAAGGCTCTTGGTATTGGCAAAGGTGATGAAGTTATAACTGTTTCTCACACGTTTATATCAACGGTGGATGCTATTGCAAGAAACGGTGCTAAGCCTGTTTTTGTGGATATCGATCCAGAAACATATACTATGGATGTAAGCCAGATTGAGAAAGCTATTACAGAAAGAACAAAAGCAATTATACCGGTTCATTTGTATGGCCATCCCGCAGATATGGACCCCATAATGGAAATAGCAGAGAAGTATGAACTGTATGTAATAGAGGATGCCAGCCAAGCTCATGGGGCTGAGTATAAAGGGAGAAAAGTCGGTAGTATAGGGCATATAGGATGTTTTAGCTTTTACCCTACTAAAAACCTTGGGGCTTATGGTGATGCCGGTGCAGTAGTTACAAATGATGACGAGCTTGCTGAAAAATTAAGAATGATGAGAAATTATGGTTCACCCAAAAAATATTACCATAAATTCATTGGAGTCAACAGCAGGCTTGATGAAATTCAAGCAGCAGTGCTTAGGGTAAAGCTAAGACATTTAGACGAATGGAATGAGAAAAGGAGAAAGATTGCTAAGTTGTATAATGAGCTTTTAGAAGATTCTGATGTAATTACACCCATTGAAAAGGAGTGGGCCAAGCATGTTTATCATCTTTACGTAATAAGGCATAGAGAACGGGATAAGTTACAAAAGTATTTGACAGAGAAGGGAATAAAAACCCAGATACATTACCCTGTTCCAGTTCATCTCCAAAAAGCTTACCTTGATCTTGGAATTAGAGTGAAGTTACCTGTTACGGAGAGAATTAGCCGGGAGATACTGTCACTTCCAATATTTCCATATTTGACAGATGCCGAAATTGAGAAGATAGCAATGGTGGTTAAAAATGCGTCCAACTGTTAG
- a CDS encoding flippase: MSEASQALQRIARGTGIIFTGTVISMFFGFLSRAVIARYFSTAEYGVFNLALTVLNIALVIATLGFQNALPREVAFYKEREPSRVRDLISTALVIVAVNSLIWTVILFLEAGNISQVFKDARLVHALRIIVFALPFWALIVVMISISRGLGRVREQVYFQNIVYPTVFLVLIVVGAFLKFSFTFVFVAYVVGWSLTFLALAFNVWKIELLKFRPQLNLEIGKKLTLFSIPLMFSGILNFLMTWTDTLMLGYYKSSEVVGIYNAAAPLARLIPIFLASTSVLYVPIASRLYAQEKLKELGRTYQILTKWTFLLTLPLFSMMFLFPEAVIYFLFGAKYVSAAPALQILALGFMFHTFLGLNGLSLVVIGQPKLNMIGDTFAVISNVLLNVLLIPEYGIVGAAIATAVSYFVANVFRSLWLYQRTKIHPFSWNYVKPLVISFVLLGLIQSLHLRVPSIWYAIPVLAVFLGVYFFLVLLSRSVDKEDVELFLAIEKKLGVDLKIIKKILRRFV, encoded by the coding sequence ATGAGCGAAGCAAGCCAGGCACTGCAAAGGATTGCCAGGGGGACAGGAATAATCTTCACAGGAACCGTGATCTCGATGTTCTTTGGATTTTTAAGCAGGGCGGTGATAGCGAGGTACTTTTCCACTGCAGAGTATGGAGTGTTTAATCTAGCTCTGACTGTTTTGAACATAGCTCTTGTAATAGCTACCCTTGGATTTCAGAATGCTCTTCCTAGGGAAGTTGCCTTTTATAAAGAGAGGGAACCTTCAAGAGTTAGGGATTTAATTTCAACGGCTTTGGTGATTGTTGCTGTGAACAGTTTAATCTGGACGGTAATCCTGTTCTTAGAAGCGGGGAATATTTCTCAAGTTTTCAAAGATGCAAGGCTGGTTCATGCTCTGAGGATAATAGTTTTTGCCCTGCCTTTTTGGGCGTTAATCGTTGTGATGATCTCGATCTCAAGGGGCCTTGGAAGGGTTAGGGAGCAGGTGTATTTTCAGAACATAGTTTATCCAACGGTGTTTTTGGTTCTCATTGTGGTTGGGGCATTTTTGAAGTTCTCGTTTACTTTTGTCTTTGTTGCTTATGTTGTTGGGTGGAGCTTGACATTTTTGGCTCTGGCATTTAACGTGTGGAAAATCGAGCTCCTTAAGTTCAGACCCCAGCTAAATTTGGAGATTGGAAAAAAGCTGACTCTCTTCTCTATCCCATTAATGTTTTCAGGCATTCTGAACTTTCTAATGACGTGGACGGATACGCTGATGTTGGGGTATTATAAATCTTCTGAAGTCGTTGGAATTTACAATGCCGCCGCTCCTTTAGCAAGACTTATTCCCATCTTTTTAGCCTCAACTTCGGTTTTATATGTCCCGATAGCATCAAGACTCTATGCTCAGGAGAAGCTTAAGGAGCTGGGCAGAACTTATCAAATATTAACGAAATGGACATTTCTACTGACTCTTCCCTTGTTCAGTATGATGTTTCTATTCCCTGAAGCTGTGATTTACTTCCTTTTTGGAGCAAAATATGTTTCAGCGGCTCCAGCGCTTCAGATTTTGGCTTTGGGTTTTATGTTTCACACATTTTTAGGATTGAATGGGTTGAGCTTAGTTGTTATTGGGCAACCAAAGCTCAACATGATTGGAGATACGTTTGCAGTTATTTCCAACGTCTTGCTAAATGTTCTTTTAATACCAGAGTACGGGATAGTAGGAGCAGCCATTGCAACGGCTGTTTCCTATTTTGTCGCCAATGTGTTTAGATCACTCTGGCTTTATCAAAGGACTAAAATCCATCCTTTCAGCTGGAACTACGTGAAGCCTTTGGTAATCAGTTTTGTTCTATTGGGACTAATTCAGAGCTTGCACCTGAGAGTGCCAAGCATATGGTATGCGATTCCTGTCCTTGCAGTGTTTTTGGGAGTTTACTTCTTCTTGGTTTTGCTTAGTAGAAGTGTTGATAAAGAGGACGTTGAGCTGTTTTTGGCGATAGAGAAGAAGTTGGGAGTTGATTTAAAGATAATAAAGAAAATTTTAAGGAGGTTTGTTTAG
- a CDS encoding DeoR family transcriptional regulator — protein MVLLRKDIYTEDYLRKLGLNDRQIRAVLYVKEKGKIGNKEYQKLFGVSEATATRDLKELVKRRIFEKIGATGRGTYYKLKPSKPS, from the coding sequence GTGGTTCTTTTGAGGAAGGATATTTATACAGAGGATTACCTGAGAAAGCTGGGTTTAAATGACAGGCAGATTAGAGCTGTGCTCTATGTGAAGGAAAAGGGGAAGATTGGCAATAAGGAGTATCAGAAGCTGTTTGGAGTGTCGGAAGCTACCGCCACCAGAGATTTAAAAGAACTTGTTAAAAGGAGAATATTTGAAAAAATCGGAGCAACTGGGAGGGGCACTTATTACAAATTAAAGCCCTCAAAGCCATCATAA
- a CDS encoding alkaline phosphatase family protein, with translation MRVVVIGLDGATWELIKPWAEKGELPTFKKLMENGSWGYLESTIPPVTGPAWVSFATGKNPGKHGIFDFVYLENGRLKLHTSKDIKAKPFYDFLSKKGLKNIIISLPLSFPPTSEFNGIMISDFLYPQQDTFPSSKRQYLDGLDIVPDLTKTPKRELLNELIRTLKNRIKLAQTLFLNEEWDFYFVWIGETDSVSHHFWKDLKGNGYLKEQVKAVFRISDEFLRWVLGNLQENDILIIMSDHGFGHYPYVIHLNKLLKDRGYLKTVIKDVSQDETLSKRISESGTKKKISYIKPPKILLKLATHPILKPISRKIYRLLFKSKQIGLVESVDFKNSRAFVPTSESWSIYLNVNDTHERERIRNELINLLNKLEFNGKKVFKRVFTREEIYSGPFVDFAPDILFLTNGFFVDAAVSVDKLVEPYKPASFHELFGIFLAYGPGIKKGQRVNAKIYDIAPTILHIFGLPLPNDMDGRVLMEIFEENSEFAKRKPKYVDPSYYEKKQEDEKLKKAIKNLKLKSKI, from the coding sequence ATGCGTGTTGTTGTAATAGGCCTCGACGGTGCAACATGGGAGCTAATAAAACCATGGGCCGAGAAAGGAGAACTACCAACATTTAAGAAGCTCATGGAAAATGGAAGCTGGGGATATCTGGAATCTACAATCCCACCAGTTACGGGACCTGCATGGGTTTCTTTTGCTACTGGTAAAAATCCAGGAAAACACGGGATTTTTGATTTTGTATATCTTGAAAATGGTCGCTTGAAGCTCCATACATCAAAGGATATCAAAGCGAAGCCGTTTTATGACTTTCTATCCAAAAAAGGGCTAAAAAATATAATAATAAGCCTCCCTTTATCATTTCCTCCTACCAGTGAGTTTAATGGAATAATGATATCTGACTTTTTGTATCCCCAACAAGATACTTTTCCAAGTTCAAAACGTCAATATCTTGATGGCCTTGATATTGTCCCTGACCTGACTAAAACACCCAAAAGAGAGTTGTTAAATGAGTTGATTCGGACATTAAAGAACAGAATAAAACTTGCTCAAACTCTATTTCTTAATGAGGAGTGGGATTTTTACTTTGTATGGATAGGTGAGACAGACAGTGTCTCTCATCATTTTTGGAAGGACTTAAAAGGGAATGGATATCTAAAAGAACAAGTAAAAGCTGTTTTTAGGATTTCTGACGAATTTCTTAGATGGGTTCTGGGTAATCTTCAAGAGAACGACATCCTAATCATAATGTCCGATCATGGATTTGGTCATTATCCATATGTAATTCATCTGAATAAACTGTTGAAAGATAGAGGGTACCTAAAGACTGTAATAAAAGATGTATCTCAAGATGAGACGCTCTCTAAGAGAATATCGGAATCTGGAACAAAAAAGAAAATAAGCTATATCAAACCCCCTAAAATCCTTCTTAAACTAGCAACCCATCCTATCCTAAAACCAATTTCGCGCAAAATCTATAGGCTGTTATTCAAGAGCAAACAGATAGGACTTGTCGAATCTGTAGATTTTAAAAATTCAAGGGCTTTTGTCCCTACTTCTGAATCGTGGAGTATATATTTAAACGTAAATGATACACATGAGAGAGAAAGGATTAGGAATGAATTGATAAACCTTCTAAACAAGCTGGAATTTAATGGCAAGAAAGTATTCAAACGAGTTTTCACAAGAGAAGAAATTTATTCAGGACCATTCGTTGATTTTGCACCTGACATTCTCTTTCTAACAAATGGATTTTTTGTTGATGCGGCGGTTTCTGTTGATAAATTAGTCGAACCTTATAAGCCGGCTTCATTTCATGAGTTGTTTGGTATTTTCTTAGCTTATGGCCCGGGAATTAAGAAAGGTCAAAGAGTCAATGCTAAAATCTACGACATCGCCCCTACAATCCTCCATATATTTGGCTTACCACTTCCGAACGATATGGATGGAAGAGTGTTAATGGAAATTTTTGAAGAAAATTCAGAGTTTGCTAAAAGAAAGCCAAAATACGTTGATCCAAGCTACTACGAGAAAAAACAAGAAGACGAAAAACTCAAAAAAGCAATCAAAAACCTAAAACTCAAAAGTAAAATCTAA
- a CDS encoding ATP-grasp domain-containing protein has protein sequence MKRTNILVTGVGSTTAISVIKGLRRQDEYEVFIVGTDINDYHTIAGAQFCDKFFKVPPASKEREYIKKLMDIIKSESVDLVIPIVDIELEVISRNKEMLEKYTTVLVSPYETVLISNDKYRTYKFFLEHNIPTPKTILVKSSIPREILAEIYKAGISFPVITKPRKGVSSRGVWEIHNEDEIVLINRVKDPIIQEKIFGQEYTIDVFSDGKKAIAVVPRKRIETRAGISYKGETEYDESLISLAKKIVKKLEIFGPANIQIIKNKKEIKVIEINPRFSGGLPLTIAAGVNTPLLAVKLAMGETLNPINRFKKVRMCRYWEEVFFYGD, from the coding sequence ATGAAACGGACCAATATTTTAGTGACTGGTGTGGGTAGTACTACTGCAATATCTGTAATTAAGGGACTAAGGAGACAAGATGAATATGAAGTGTTCATTGTTGGTACTGATATTAATGATTATCATACCATTGCTGGGGCTCAGTTCTGTGATAAGTTTTTCAAAGTCCCGCCTGCAAGTAAGGAAAGGGAATATATTAAAAAACTAATGGACATTATCAAGTCAGAGTCAGTAGATTTAGTTATTCCGATAGTCGATATTGAACTTGAAGTTATCTCAAGAAACAAGGAAATGCTTGAAAAGTACACTACAGTCTTAGTTTCACCGTATGAAACTGTTTTGATTAGTAATGATAAATATAGGACATACAAGTTTTTTCTAGAGCATAACATTCCTACACCTAAAACAATATTAGTCAAATCCAGCATTCCTAGAGAAATTTTAGCTGAAATTTATAAGGCAGGTATAAGTTTTCCCGTAATTACAAAACCCAGAAAGGGAGTTAGTAGCAGAGGGGTATGGGAGATACATAACGAAGATGAGATAGTTCTTATAAATAGGGTCAAGGATCCAATCATCCAAGAAAAAATCTTTGGGCAGGAATACACAATTGATGTTTTTTCTGATGGTAAAAAAGCCATAGCAGTTGTTCCTAGGAAACGAATTGAAACAAGAGCTGGCATTTCCTACAAAGGAGAGACAGAATACGATGAAAGCCTTATCTCTCTTGCTAAAAAAATTGTCAAAAAACTAGAAATATTTGGACCCGCCAATATTCAAATAATCAAAAACAAAAAAGAAATAAAAGTGATAGAGATTAACCCAAGATTTTCGGGAGGTCTCCCCCTAACAATAGCAGCAGGTGTTAATACACCATTATTAGCTGTTAAATTGGCGATGGGAGAGACTTTGAACCCTATAAATAGGTTTAAAAAGGTAAGAATGTGTAGATATTGGGAGGAGGTGTTCTTTTATGGAGACTGA
- a CDS encoding ATP-binding protein: protein MFVDRRVELKVLHSAYGSLKSGEKVNVAIIGPRRIGKTELLLKFREEAKGVVPYLNLQRIGSLDSFIFAYTRELLYEIANTLGMKIERSELLTWDDLLILSAKLDVDREVRAIKDGNLETLFEIQESILEKTGQNAVFILDEFQEVLNFKGFLEVMRAVTEKQRNIAYFISGSAVRMMEEILAPENPFFGQFRRIYLKGLPKEDAVELAKTTLERAGIEASRSALELIYKLTQGHPFYVLAVCRRLIEEGFEKIRRKDVHYAFLTELLTEKGDIYMHLEYVFNESLSRAYRGPVHKQILLILAQEEGLRLSEIARRLGKPSGEVSNYLKFLLRTDLIVRQNEKYYFADKLMRFWLAKTYLGITELELRREKYLEELIKELEEKYLRVKRELGLARESVVREKMREVFGIDFKPYRRGDVEFDGVAFGDRIYVLEVKWRNKPATYRDVEEFVRKAKEEFGSAVMFFFSESGFTEKAKELCKEEGVKMLIPADLECSAEDVRFRRSR from the coding sequence ATGTTTGTTGACAGAAGGGTGGAACTGAAGGTGTTACACTCTGCCTATGGGTCACTAAAGAGTGGAGAGAAGGTTAATGTTGCTATTATCGGGCCGAGGAGAATTGGAAAAACTGAACTTCTTCTCAAATTCAGAGAGGAAGCCAAGGGAGTTGTTCCATACTTAAACTTACAGCGGATTGGAAGCTTAGACTCATTTATCTTTGCATACACGAGGGAGCTTCTATATGAAATTGCTAATACACTGGGAATGAAGATTGAAAGGAGTGAGCTCTTAACCTGGGATGACCTGCTAATCCTGTCAGCAAAGCTTGACGTTGATAGGGAAGTTAGAGCAATCAAGGATGGGAACCTCGAAACTCTCTTTGAAATTCAGGAGTCAATTCTGGAGAAAACAGGACAAAATGCTGTTTTCATTCTCGATGAATTCCAAGAAGTTCTTAATTTCAAGGGATTCTTGGAAGTAATGCGTGCTGTTACGGAAAAGCAGAGGAACATTGCATACTTCATTTCTGGCTCTGCCGTTAGAATGATGGAAGAAATACTGGCACCGGAGAATCCCTTCTTTGGCCAGTTCAGGCGGATTTACCTGAAGGGTTTACCGAAAGAAGATGCAGTAGAGCTTGCAAAAACAACCCTGGAAAGGGCAGGGATTGAAGCTTCCCGATCAGCACTTGAACTAATTTATAAGCTCACCCAGGGTCATCCGTTTTATGTTCTGGCTGTGTGCAGGCGTTTAATTGAGGAGGGCTTTGAAAAGATCAGGCGGAAAGATGTTCACTATGCCTTTCTCACTGAACTATTGACAGAGAAAGGGGACATCTATATGCACCTTGAATATGTTTTCAATGAGTCCCTCTCAAGGGCCTACAGAGGACCCGTCCACAAGCAGATTCTTCTCATCTTAGCTCAGGAAGAGGGATTGAGGCTTTCGGAGATTGCCAGACGTTTGGGCAAGCCCAGTGGTGAGGTATCAAACTATTTGAAGTTCCTTTTGAGGACGGATTTGATTGTAAGGCAGAATGAAAAGTATTACTTTGCCGACAAGCTCATGCGTTTCTGGCTTGCAAAGACCTACCTTGGCATCACCGAGCTGGAGCTCAGGCGGGAGAAGTATTTGGAAGAGCTGATTAAGGAGCTGGAGGAGAAGTATCTCAGGGTGAAGAGGGAGCTTGGACTTGCAAGAGAATCCGTGGTCAGGGAGAAGATGAGGGAAGTTTTCGGCATTGATTTCAAGCCCTATCGGAGGGGTGATGTTGAGTTTGATGGTGTTGCCTTTGGTGACAGGATTTACGTGCTCGAGGTTAAGTGGAGGAATAAGCCGGCAACTTACAGGGATGTGGAAGAGTTCGTGAGGAAAGCAAAAGAAGAGTTTGGATCTGCGGTCATGTTCTTCTTCTCGGAATCAGGCTTTACTGAAAAAGCAAAGGAACTGTGTAAGGAAGAAGGTGTTAAAATGCTAATACCCGCGGATCTGGAGTGTAGCGCTGAAGACGTTAGGTTCCGAAGAAGTCGATGA
- a CDS encoding bifunctional 2-polyprenyl-6-hydroxyphenol methylase/3-demethylubiquinol 3-O-methyltransferase UbiG, producing the protein METDKLKLEKIAEKYDPSSPENDFDFWLIQFDFEALRKFLIGEKVIEMGCGRGVLTEKLARVCKELIVVEGSKKNIDYVKEKLKSYSNIRFYHSLWQEFKYEKKDISDIVFFSGLEHISKDDAEKILCTIKNWLRPSGRLHIVVPNAYSLHRRVAWYMGIIGDVHEFSERDKLLGHKRVYDRETLFKELKKCGYKIVHWEGIFLKPLPNSMMMQLNENIIRGFYEVGKELPDYCAHIYVVCEI; encoded by the coding sequence ATGGAGACTGACAAACTAAAGTTGGAAAAAATTGCCGAAAAATACGATCCAAGTTCCCCAGAAAACGATTTCGATTTTTGGCTCATACAATTCGATTTCGAAGCCTTACGTAAATTCTTGATTGGCGAAAAAGTTATTGAGATGGGCTGTGGTAGAGGTGTTCTGACAGAAAAGTTGGCAAGAGTATGCAAAGAGCTTATTGTTGTTGAAGGCTCTAAAAAAAATATCGATTACGTAAAGGAGAAACTAAAGAGCTATTCAAATATAAGGTTCTACCATTCATTATGGCAAGAGTTCAAATATGAAAAGAAAGATATAAGCGATATAGTGTTTTTCTCCGGATTAGAACACATAAGCAAAGATGACGCAGAAAAAATCCTATGTACAATCAAAAACTGGCTCAGACCCAGTGGTAGATTGCACATTGTAGTCCCGAATGCATATTCACTACACAGGAGAGTCGCTTGGTATATGGGCATCATCGGTGATGTCCATGAATTCAGTGAGAGAGATAAGTTACTTGGACATAAACGAGTATACGACAGGGAAACTCTGTTTAAAGAGCTCAAAAAGTGTGGGTATAAAATAGTACATTGGGAAGGCATATTTCTGAAGCCATTGCCGAACTCCATGATGATGCAACTTAACGAGAATATCATCAGGGGATTCTATGAAGTTGGCAAGGAATTACCAGATTACTGCGCACATATCTACGTGGTGTGCGAAATATGA
- a CDS encoding HAD family hydrolase — MRKVVFFDLDGTLLDTSYRHYKVYLDILSMYGIRKVLPKESFWAEKRKGKKTTELLPEPSNSELQKEFAKEWINRIEDKTYLVYDRPFEGTLNLLSVLETKADLVLVTLRNNKRNLFWELNRFGLLKYFKAVLVGNPLKMQNKTPLLKDYIEKHSKSSAKGKFILVGDSEVDISSSKKLEIPCVAVTWGIRSKEFLIKLQPNYCVETVSELQDILISELGWGSKK, encoded by the coding sequence ATGAGGAAAGTAGTATTTTTCGATTTGGATGGAACATTGCTCGATACTTCCTATCGGCACTATAAGGTTTATCTAGATATCTTAAGCATGTATGGAATACGCAAAGTGCTTCCAAAGGAATCTTTTTGGGCAGAAAAGAGAAAGGGAAAGAAAACTACAGAACTCCTGCCAGAACCATCTAACTCAGAACTACAAAAGGAATTTGCAAAAGAATGGATAAATAGAATAGAAGACAAGACTTATCTTGTTTATGACAGACCTTTTGAGGGAACTTTAAACCTCCTCTCAGTATTGGAGACCAAAGCGGATCTCGTATTAGTAACTCTACGAAATAATAAGAGAAATCTTTTTTGGGAGCTTAATCGATTTGGATTATTAAAATATTTCAAGGCAGTATTAGTGGGAAATCCTCTAAAAATGCAGAACAAAACACCATTGCTGAAGGATTATATCGAAAAACACTCTAAGAGTTCAGCCAAGGGAAAATTTATACTCGTAGGGGATAGCGAGGTGGACATATCCTCCAGCAAAAAACTTGAGATCCCCTGTGTTGCAGTAACTTGGGGCATAAGAAGTAAAGAATTTTTAATAAAATTACAACCAAACTATTGCGTTGAGACTGTCTCCGAACTCCAGGACATTTTAATATCTGAACTTGGATGGGGGAGTAAGAAATGA
- a CDS encoding glycosyltransferase — translation MRPTVSVIMPSYNHSRFIEEAIQSVLNQTFDDFELIIIDDSSSDNSQEIIQKFAEIDSRIKPIFHKKNMGIARTLNDGLRASKGEFIAFIASDDVWVPNKLEVQLEILARNEDLVVWSEGEIIDANGNPTGQAFTERHNATNRKKSGRIFEELLKGNFIFGSSMILKRKNLDKIRFDESLKYLNDYKFVVDLAWKYEYHFIKNPLAKYRIHGRNTILSDKKGWLIDAVRVNKYFLEQYGDRISRKLRAMLYYRIASAYAQLGNKRAAKQYLYKILSTYPASLYWGMLLVILHTKEDSFIRNVLRKWYLSINKILQEV, via the coding sequence ATGCGTCCAACTGTTAGTGTTATCATGCCGTCTTATAATCACTCAAGGTTTATTGAAGAGGCTATCCAGAGTGTTTTAAATCAAACATTTGACGATTTTGAATTAATTATCATAGATGACAGCTCGTCTGATAATTCTCAGGAAATTATACAAAAATTTGCTGAGATTGATTCAAGAATAAAGCCGATATTTCACAAAAAGAATATGGGAATAGCTCGAACTTTAAATGATGGACTTAGAGCTTCCAAAGGGGAGTTCATAGCATTTATAGCATCAGATGATGTTTGGGTGCCAAATAAATTAGAGGTTCAGTTGGAAATTTTAGCCCGCAATGAAGACTTAGTGGTATGGAGCGAAGGGGAAATCATTGATGCTAATGGTAATCCTACCGGACAAGCTTTTACTGAAAGACATAATGCAACGAATAGAAAAAAGAGTGGACGGATATTTGAAGAATTATTAAAAGGAAACTTCATTTTTGGCTCTAGTATGATATTAAAAAGAAAAAATCTTGATAAAATAAGATTTGATGAAAGTCTAAAATATCTCAATGATTATAAATTTGTTGTTGACTTAGCATGGAAGTATGAATATCACTTTATTAAAAATCCCCTTGCCAAATACAGAATACATGGAAGAAATACAATATTATCCGATAAAAAGGGATGGCTCATTGATGCTGTAAGGGTCAATAAGTATTTCCTAGAACAATATGGAGACAGAATATCGAGAAAACTAAGAGCGATGCTATATTATAGAATTGCTTCCGCATATGCTCAACTGGGAAATAAGAGAGCTGCCAAGCAATATTTGTATAAGATCCTCTCGACATATCCAGCATCATTATATTGGGGCATGCTACTAGTCATACTGCACACCAAAGAAGACAGTTTTATAAGAAACGTTCTTAGAAAATGGTACTTGTCGATTAACAAAATACTTCAAGAGGTGTAG
- a CDS encoding sulfatase: MVFKPIINAAKNIVNKNKMLKSIAFKFYGLHEERKAKKEFYSRIKSININKYVDTSNKPDLNVIVLTIDCLRYSNLSFTGYQRETTPFLDSLKVKFRAISAAPWTYPSVPSILTGLYPHNHNAYIHSKVRHLNYLKYFKPIRKSVLTLPEIFFALDYDVYFETTIGLARFPLKGRIIPKIYPEDAPAEKPLNDLKKWITKRRKPFFAYVHLGDLHEPFAPPKEFKSYFGKVEEKPEDKEGYRENRILLYDNILRYVDYAIEQFYVFLEDSGLLDSTILVITADHGEEFWEHAELEAKYFYDPRGHSGGHGHNVFNEIIEVPILFDGALKKKGYYTENRVSSVDIMPTILDLLGVSHSLTFDGQNLFEVKNKKRPLLSEATGYGYEKKALILGRYKLLYAPDDGVQWLFDLKKDPFEQHPIKDEEVTSIFVDKLNKMLKEDEKRRLKEIIKLKISA, from the coding sequence ATGGTGTTTAAGCCAATAATAAATGCTGCAAAAAACATTGTAAATAAGAATAAGATGCTTAAAAGTATTGCATTTAAATTTTACGGACTACATGAGGAAAGAAAAGCCAAGAAGGAGTTCTACTCGAGGATTAAAAGCATTAATATAAATAAATATGTTGACACTTCAAATAAGCCTGACTTAAATGTGATTGTTTTAACAATAGACTGTCTTAGGTATTCTAACTTATCATTTACTGGATATCAAAGAGAAACAACGCCTTTTTTAGATTCTTTGAAGGTAAAGTTTAGAGCAATTTCCGCTGCACCGTGGACGTATCCTTCGGTTCCATCAATTTTAACGGGATTGTATCCACATAATCATAACGCCTACATACACAGCAAAGTCAGGCATCTTAATTATCTTAAATATTTCAAACCAATTAGGAAGAGTGTATTAACTTTGCCTGAAATATTCTTCGCTTTGGATTATGATGTTTACTTTGAAACAACGATTGGACTTGCAAGATTTCCTTTAAAGGGGAGAATTATTCCCAAAATTTATCCAGAAGACGCTCCTGCCGAAAAACCGCTTAACGATTTAAAGAAGTGGATAACAAAGAGAAGAAAGCCCTTCTTTGCATATGTTCATTTGGGGGATTTACATGAACCTTTCGCTCCACCCAAAGAATTTAAAAGCTATTTCGGGAAGGTGGAAGAAAAACCAGAGGATAAAGAGGGATATAGGGAAAACAGAATCCTTCTCTACGATAACATACTCAGGTACGTTGATTATGCAATAGAGCAGTTTTATGTATTTCTTGAAGATTCTGGCTTGTTAGACTCTACAATTCTTGTGATTACAGCGGATCATGGCGAAGAGTTTTGGGAACATGCAGAACTTGAAGCAAAGTACTTTTATGACCCAAGGGGACACTCGGGTGGGCATGGTCATAATGTTTTTAATGAGATTATTGAGGTGCCGATTTTGTTTGATGGTGCCCTTAAGAAAAAAGGGTATTATACCGAAAACAGGGTCAGTTCCGTTGATATTATGCCTACGATTTTAGATTTGTTGGGTGTTTCTCATAGTCTAACTTTTGATGGGCAAAACTTGTTTGAGGTTAAAAACAAGAAAAGGCCTTTGCTTTCTGAGGCTACGGGTTATGGGTATGAGAAGAAGGCTTTGATCTTGGGGAGGTATAAGCTTCTTTATGCTCCGGATGATGGTGTTCAGTGGCTCTTTGACCTTAAAAAAGATCCTTTTGAACAGCATCCTATCAAAGATGAGGAAGTTACATCAATATTTGTGGATAAGTTGAATAAGATGCTTAAAGAAGATGAAAAAAGGAGATTAAAGGAGATAATTAAACTGAAAATCTCCGCTTAG